In Streptomyces chartreusis, the following proteins share a genomic window:
- a CDS encoding class I tRNA ligase family protein — protein MSGRSRRRAVVVAATPTPNGDLHIGHMAGPYLAGDVYSRYLAADGRDVIYTTCTDDSQTYVTTTARRLGVSAEQLCAESTAKIERSISAMGLSMEGLPPIDDRYRATVLQFFTRLHETGRLRERTVRLPYAQESGRYLYDGLMTGSCPVCLTGSAGGVCEGCGHPNNADELLGARSVLEPDSPVTTREVTILVLPMEEYRERLASYFAERLGRWRPHAAQLVRELLARPLPEIPVTVPGDWGIAAPFPETPGQILYPWVEAMPAVMYSTWWSADRRGERTEAVDELWRAGSGTELVYFHGFDNVYHWGLLDLVLLMAHGDRYVLPEANISNEFYDLEGEKFSTSRNHLIWSADLLAEVPRDLVRFYLALTAPEFQRTDFSTAALTEVTERRLIGPWNRLAEALNALAPAGAGSPLPTTATGRDRAAGIIERFRLTYELDGFNLGRSAENVVAALDRLAAAAQEPRERDDALGTGDLLLQVRALLACAAPLLIDAAAEATAAGVDLALDAEQPEKITPFALPRLPRAARAGAARTEVAA, from the coding sequence ATGAGCGGGCGCAGCCGGCGCCGCGCCGTCGTCGTCGCGGCGACCCCCACACCCAACGGGGACCTGCACATCGGCCACATGGCCGGCCCGTATCTCGCGGGCGACGTCTACAGCCGCTACCTGGCGGCCGACGGCCGGGACGTGATCTACACGACCTGCACCGACGACAGCCAGACCTATGTCACCACCACGGCCCGCCGACTCGGTGTGTCCGCCGAGCAGTTGTGCGCCGAGTCCACCGCGAAGATCGAGCGGAGCATCTCCGCGATGGGCCTGTCGATGGAAGGGCTGCCGCCCATCGACGACCGCTACCGCGCCACGGTCCTTCAGTTCTTCACCCGCCTGCACGAGACGGGCCGGCTGCGCGAGCGGACCGTACGGCTGCCGTACGCGCAGGAGTCCGGCCGGTATCTGTACGACGGCCTGATGACCGGCAGCTGCCCGGTCTGCCTGACCGGCAGCGCGGGAGGCGTCTGCGAGGGCTGCGGGCACCCCAACAACGCCGACGAACTGCTCGGCGCGCGCTCGGTGCTGGAGCCGGACTCGCCGGTGACCACCCGCGAGGTCACCATCCTGGTGCTGCCCATGGAGGAGTACCGCGAGCGGCTGGCCTCCTACTTCGCCGAGCGCCTCGGACGCTGGCGGCCGCACGCCGCTCAGCTGGTGCGCGAGCTGCTGGCCCGTCCGCTGCCGGAGATACCGGTGACGGTGCCCGGCGACTGGGGCATCGCGGCGCCCTTCCCCGAGACGCCGGGGCAGATCCTCTACCCGTGGGTGGAGGCCATGCCGGCCGTCATGTACAGCACCTGGTGGTCCGCGGACCGGCGCGGCGAGCGCACCGAGGCCGTCGACGAGCTCTGGCGGGCCGGCAGCGGGACGGAGCTCGTGTACTTCCACGGCTTCGACAACGTCTACCACTGGGGTCTGCTGGACCTCGTGCTGCTGATGGCGCACGGCGACCGCTATGTGCTGCCCGAGGCCAACATCAGCAACGAGTTCTACGACCTGGAGGGCGAGAAGTTCTCCACCAGCCGCAACCACCTGATCTGGTCGGCGGACCTGCTGGCGGAGGTGCCGAGGGACCTCGTGCGCTTCTATCTGGCCTTGACCGCACCGGAGTTCCAGCGCACCGACTTCAGCACCGCCGCCCTCACCGAGGTGACCGAGCGACGGCTGATCGGGCCGTGGAACCGGCTGGCCGAGGCGCTGAACGCGCTCGCTCCGGCCGGTGCCGGGAGCCCGCTGCCGACCACCGCGACGGGCCGGGACCGGGCGGCCGGGATCATCGAGCGGTTCCGGCTCACCTATGAGCTGGACGGCTTCAACCTGGGCCGCAGCGCCGAGAACGTCGTCGCGGCCCTCGACCGGCTGGCGGCCGCGGCCCAGGAGCCTCGCGAGCGGGACGACGCGCTCGGCACCGGGGACCTGCTGCTCCAGGTGCGGGCGCTGCTGGCCTGCGCCGCCCCGCTGCTCATCGACGCCGCCGCCGAGGCGACGGCCGCGGGCGTGGACCTGGCGCTGGACGCCGAACAGCCCGAGAAGATCACCCCGTTCGCCCTGCCCCGGCTGCCACGGGCGGCCCGGGCCGGCGCCGCACGCACGGAGGTGGCGGCATGA
- a CDS encoding cupin domain-containing protein, whose amino-acid sequence MEIRELDRDNLAPDNGLRAQRLFPWPALNAPFEGSWCVVPPGAASGPHSHHEYEVWIAMTGEAAILSEGKKVPFAAGDVVHFRPGTRHQVVNDSDADFQMYAVWWDAELAEKFSVRHREETA is encoded by the coding sequence ATGGAAATCCGAGAGCTCGACCGGGACAACCTCGCACCGGACAACGGACTGCGCGCCCAGCGCCTGTTCCCCTGGCCGGCCCTGAACGCGCCCTTCGAGGGCTCCTGGTGCGTCGTGCCCCCGGGCGCGGCCTCCGGCCCGCACAGCCACCACGAGTACGAGGTCTGGATCGCGATGACCGGGGAGGCGGCGATCCTCAGCGAGGGGAAGAAGGTGCCGTTCGCCGCCGGTGACGTCGTCCACTTCCGCCCCGGCACCCGCCACCAGGTCGTCAACGACTCCGACGCCGACTTCCAGATGTACGCGGTCTGGTGGGACGCCGAGCTGGCGGAGAAGTTCTCCGTCCGGCACCGGGAGGAGACCGCATGA
- a CDS encoding lysine N(6)-hydroxylase/L-ornithine N(5)-oxygenase family protein → MRHQEVEVLAIGAGPANLALGIALEELAPKELAAGTLIIEQHDDTVWQRGMLLPWTQSQVSFLKDLVTLRNPRSEYSFVNYLHSIGRLDEFINLGTFTPYRSEISGYLQWVASSLREVQVEYGRRCVSIEPGPSRGGEVDHWLARTADGAVISSRNLVIGAGRDAFVPAELTALPERRVIHSTRYSHRIDALDPAEVRRIVVIGGAQSAAELLWAAYQRFPAAQCTMLMRSIGLNAYQTSKFTNELFYPSFIDDFYATRAETRRQVLREMHVTNYAGLAPNMLETLYREMYQERLQGTERLRMLTLTDLAGARMDGDEVVLDTVDRKSGERTELRCDLVLLGTGFVRDMPAMVRELAVTTGAGEATVDRNYRMRLPGSYTANCYLQGVNEATHGIADSLLSVLASRSQDIVTDLLSRRGAASDEALLAKAL, encoded by the coding sequence TTGCGGCACCAGGAAGTCGAAGTCCTCGCCATCGGCGCAGGGCCGGCCAACCTCGCCCTCGGCATAGCGCTGGAGGAGCTCGCCCCCAAGGAGCTCGCGGCGGGCACACTGATCATCGAGCAGCACGACGACACCGTGTGGCAGCGCGGCATGCTGCTGCCGTGGACCCAGAGCCAGGTCTCGTTCCTCAAGGACCTGGTGACGCTGCGCAATCCGCGCAGTGAGTACTCCTTCGTCAACTACCTCCACTCGATCGGCAGGCTCGACGAGTTCATCAACCTCGGCACGTTCACGCCGTACCGCTCGGAGATCTCCGGGTACCTCCAGTGGGTGGCCTCCTCGCTGCGCGAGGTGCAGGTCGAGTACGGGCGGCGCTGTGTGTCGATCGAGCCCGGTCCGTCCCGGGGCGGCGAGGTCGACCACTGGCTGGCGCGCACCGCCGACGGCGCGGTGATCTCCAGCCGCAACCTGGTGATCGGCGCGGGCCGGGACGCGTTCGTACCCGCCGAGCTCACCGCGCTCCCCGAGCGCCGCGTCATCCACAGCACCCGGTACTCGCACCGGATCGATGCGCTCGACCCGGCCGAGGTGCGCCGGATCGTGGTGATCGGGGGCGCGCAGAGCGCCGCCGAGCTGCTGTGGGCCGCCTACCAGCGGTTCCCCGCGGCGCAGTGCACGATGCTGATGCGCTCGATCGGCCTGAACGCCTACCAGACCAGCAAGTTCACCAACGAGCTGTTCTACCCGTCGTTCATCGACGACTTCTACGCCACCCGCGCCGAGACCCGCCGCCAGGTGCTCCGCGAGATGCACGTCACCAACTACGCCGGGCTCGCCCCGAACATGCTGGAGACGCTCTACCGCGAGATGTACCAGGAGCGCCTCCAGGGCACCGAGCGGCTGCGGATGCTCACCCTGACCGACCTGGCGGGCGCCCGCATGGACGGCGACGAGGTCGTCCTCGACACCGTCGACCGCAAGTCCGGCGAGCGCACCGAACTGCGCTGCGACCTCGTACTGCTCGGCACCGGCTTCGTACGCGACATGCCCGCCATGGTGCGCGAGCTGGCCGTCACGACCGGCGCCGGCGAGGCCACCGTCGACCGCAACTACCGCATGCGGCTGCCCGGTTCGTACACCGCGAACTGCTACCTCCAGGGCGTCAACGAAGCCACCCACGGCATCGCCGACTCCCTGCTCAGCGTGCTCGCCAGTCGCTCCCAGGACATCGTCACCGACCTGCTGTCCCGCCGCGGCGCCGCCTCCGACGAGGCCCTGCTCGCCAAGGCCCTGTGA
- a CDS encoding acyl carrier protein, whose amino-acid sequence MSETGSIEESVREIIADVLGADPADIPADQALAALGWDSMNSMEALVRLEKQFSVDLDLRSFHAAYTVTDMVALVEKF is encoded by the coding sequence ATGAGTGAAACGGGCTCGATCGAGGAGTCGGTGAGGGAGATCATCGCCGACGTACTGGGCGCCGACCCCGCGGACATCCCCGCTGACCAGGCACTGGCCGCGCTCGGCTGGGACAGCATGAATTCGATGGAAGCCCTGGTGCGCCTGGAGAAGCAGTTCTCCGTCGATCTGGACCTGCGGTCCTTTCACGCCGCCTACACCGTGACCGACATGGTCGCGCTGGTCGAGAAATTCTAA